In Lewinellaceae bacterium, a single window of DNA contains:
- a CDS encoding DUF2911 domain-containing protein: MNRLLTITLLMGALLAFLPQGNAQDFSDLDKSPMDAAYYPPRAAFRAFAKTDEEKAASQPVIRVLYSRPQMKEREVFGGIVKYGETWRLGANESTEIHFYKDVAIGGKEVKAGRYTVYATPGEKEWEVVFNTDLDGWGAYAYNPENNVASITVPAEASDKPIEAFSIAFEQADNGAHMIMGWENTVVRVPIEF; encoded by the coding sequence ATGAACAGACTTTTAACGATCACCCTGCTGATGGGCGCCTTGCTGGCCTTCCTGCCACAAGGAAACGCTCAGGATTTTTCCGACCTGGACAAGAGCCCAATGGATGCCGCCTACTACCCACCGAGAGCCGCTTTCCGCGCTTTTGCCAAAACCGATGAGGAAAAAGCAGCCAGCCAACCGGTTATCCGGGTGCTGTATTCCCGCCCCCAAATGAAAGAGCGCGAAGTGTTTGGCGGCATTGTAAAATACGGCGAAACCTGGCGCCTGGGAGCCAATGAATCTACTGAAATCCACTTCTATAAAGACGTGGCCATCGGAGGAAAGGAAGTAAAAGCGGGCCGCTATACCGTCTACGCCACCCCCGGCGAGAAGGAATGGGAGGTCGTTTTCAATACCGATCTCGACGGCTGGGGCGCTTATGCCTACAACCCGGAAAATAACGTGGCCAGCATCACTGTGCCGGCGGAAGCCTCCGATAAGCCTATTGAAGCCTTCTCCATCGCTTTCGAACAGGCGGATAACGGCGCGCACATGATAATGGGGTGGGAAAATACGGTGGTTAGAGTGCCGATTGAGTTTTAA
- a CDS encoding choice-of-anchor B family protein produces the protein MNTRKVQLTLFCMAFALSLPAQGTLNVSLFAQYNRGDGRASGSWAYVAPDGSEYAVLGAQTGTSIIRIDDPDSVQEVGFVPGYSSNWREVTVVGDHAYVVTEGSGSPHYGMQVIDLSQLPHATTLVTAYSETFGRGHIIQKDIFSEAPYVYVCGTQTTQGVHIIDVSDPANPVQAGLYQPGYYIHDCHVRDTLLFAAAFYNGTIDIVSIADKSAPRLIASIEDPGGNTHSFSTTEQLDYLFVADELDGLPGRIFNIEDLDNPREVATWTANSASLVHNPYIRGDFAFISHNTEGLRVLDIADPEVPVEVGYYDTYSGASGGFHGLWSAFPYFPSGKIIGGNREDGLYVWTFNNTRAGRIYGQVVDSLSGEPIFNAAVQVGETQDFFTSDMQGEFKRGYLPGTYTLQVYAAGYPTKTATVTLAEGSQEQVLIVLAQEVNNTGGLTLASSRLEVAPNPVREQAVVWLENMPEVNVAVLLNAAGQEVERYSVRGLPSFIIGRQGKAAGVYWLVVYGKQGKAIGKEKVMMGW, from the coding sequence ATGAATACCCGGAAAGTACAGCTCACTCTATTTTGTATGGCCTTCGCGCTTTCTTTGCCTGCTCAGGGCACGCTGAACGTAAGCCTCTTCGCTCAGTACAACCGGGGCGACGGGCGCGCCTCCGGCTCCTGGGCCTACGTGGCGCCCGACGGTTCGGAATACGCCGTGCTGGGCGCGCAAACCGGCACCTCTATCATTCGGATCGACGATCCGGATAGCGTCCAGGAAGTGGGTTTTGTGCCGGGTTACAGTTCCAACTGGCGGGAGGTGACGGTCGTGGGCGATCACGCTTATGTCGTTACCGAAGGCTCTGGTTCCCCCCACTACGGCATGCAGGTCATCGACCTCTCCCAACTGCCGCACGCCACCACCCTGGTGACGGCGTATTCCGAAACCTTCGGGCGGGGGCACATCATCCAGAAGGACATCTTCAGCGAGGCGCCTTACGTCTATGTCTGCGGCACCCAAACCACTCAGGGCGTGCACATCATCGACGTTTCCGACCCGGCCAACCCCGTCCAGGCGGGCCTATACCAACCCGGTTACTACATCCACGACTGCCACGTGCGGGACACCCTGCTCTTCGCCGCCGCTTTCTACAACGGCACCATCGATATCGTCAGCATTGCCGACAAGAGCGCTCCCCGGCTCATCGCTTCTATCGAAGACCCCGGGGGAAATACTCATAGTTTTTCTACCACCGAACAACTGGACTACCTCTTCGTAGCCGACGAGCTCGACGGCCTGCCCGGCCGCATTTTCAACATCGAAGACCTGGACAACCCCCGGGAAGTGGCCACCTGGACCGCCAACTCCGCCAGCCTGGTGCACAACCCTTACATCCGGGGCGATTTTGCGTTTATCTCCCACAACACCGAAGGCCTGCGCGTGCTGGACATCGCCGACCCGGAAGTGCCAGTGGAGGTTGGTTATTACGACACCTACAGCGGCGCGAGCGGCGGCTTCCACGGCCTGTGGTCCGCTTTCCCCTATTTCCCCTCCGGCAAGATCATCGGCGGCAACCGGGAGGACGGGCTTTACGTCTGGACGTTCAACAATACCCGCGCCGGCAGGATTTACGGCCAGGTGGTGGACTCGCTGAGCGGGGAACCTATTTTCAATGCCGCCGTACAGGTGGGAGAAACTCAGGATTTCTTTACTTCCGATATGCAGGGGGAATTTAAACGAGGCTACCTGCCCGGAACTTATACCTTGCAGGTGTATGCCGCCGGTTATCCCACCAAGACGGCCACCGTCACTTTAGCCGAAGGCAGCCAGGAGCAGGTGTTGATCGTACTAGCGCAGGAGGTGAACAATACGGGAGGGCTTACGCTGGCAAGCAGCCGTTTGGAAGTGGCGCCCAATCCCGTCCGGGAGCAGGCCGTCGTGTGGTTGGAGAATATGCCGGAGGTCAATGTGGCGGTATTGCTGAATGCCGCAGGGCAGGAAGTGGAACGCTATTCCGTGCGCGGGTTGCCCTCTTTTATTATAGGACGGCAGGGTAAGGCGGCAGGAGTTTACTGGCTGGTGGTGTATGGAAAGCAGGGAAAAGCAATCGGAAAAGAAAAAGTAATGATGGGATGGTAG
- a CDS encoding bile acid:sodium symporter family protein — MEAIDSIQINFNPEQLFLLNICLAFLMFGVALDLRFDNFRALFRSPKAPLVGLSSQLILLPVLTLGLVFFFRPAPSIALGMVLVAACPGGNVSNFAVHLANANAALSVLMTSVSTLGAVVITPLYFAYLAPFVPGVETLGQPIYVDPLSMVNTIVQLILLPLFIGMFLNYRFPKLAARLKQPVRFLSLAIFLGFIVVAVYGNFDNIVNYLHVVFLIVLVHNALALLAGYWWAKGNGLSRQDARAISIETGIQNSALGLILIFNFFNGMGGMAMVAAWWGVWHLISAFTLAMVWREQSVWSVE; from the coding sequence ATGGAAGCCATAGACAGCATACAGATCAACTTCAACCCGGAGCAGCTATTCCTCCTCAATATCTGCCTGGCCTTTCTCATGTTCGGCGTGGCGCTGGACCTGCGGTTCGACAACTTCCGGGCATTATTTCGCTCGCCAAAGGCCCCTCTGGTCGGGCTGAGTTCCCAACTGATCCTGTTGCCCGTGTTGACGCTGGGGCTGGTTTTTTTCTTTCGCCCGGCGCCCAGCATCGCCCTGGGCATGGTGCTGGTGGCGGCCTGCCCGGGAGGCAATGTCTCCAACTTTGCCGTGCACCTGGCCAATGCCAATGCTGCCCTTTCGGTGCTCATGACTTCTGTTTCCACGCTGGGCGCTGTTGTCATTACGCCCCTTTATTTTGCCTATCTGGCTCCTTTCGTGCCGGGGGTGGAAACCCTGGGGCAGCCCATCTACGTCGACCCTCTGAGTATGGTCAATACCATTGTGCAATTGATTCTCCTACCCCTGTTTATCGGCATGTTTCTAAACTACCGTTTTCCAAAGCTTGCTGCCCGCCTGAAACAACCGGTCCGGTTCCTTTCCCTGGCTATTTTTCTGGGCTTCATTGTGGTGGCCGTGTATGGCAACTTCGACAACATCGTCAACTACCTGCACGTCGTCTTTCTGATCGTCCTGGTGCACAACGCCCTCGCCTTGCTCGCCGGCTACTGGTGGGCCAAAGGCAACGGGCTCAGCCGGCAGGATGCCCGCGCCATTTCCATCGAGACGGGCATACAGAATTCCGCCCTGGGGCTCATCCTCATTTTTAATTTTTTCAACGGCATGGGCGGCATGGCCATGGTCGCCGCCTGGTGGGGGGTGTGGCACCTGATCTCTGCCTTTACCCTGGCTATGGTGTGGCGGGAGCAGAGCGTATGGAGCGTGGAGTGA
- a CDS encoding MarR family transcriptional regulator, producing MASPHHLFRLIAQVHRTRKAAVAGQAELLEKHELSPLDWAILRSLHENPPQSQAGVARSVGRAPSNVRYPIEALYRRGIIQREPDGDDRRVNLTFLSPRGESLVKTLLPAFQSVDQALLNGLSAGEQQELERLLQTILKNTRES from the coding sequence ATGGCATCTCCTCACCACCTCTTTCGCCTCATCGCGCAGGTGCATCGCACCCGCAAGGCCGCAGTTGCCGGCCAGGCTGAACTGCTGGAAAAACACGAGCTGAGCCCGCTGGACTGGGCCATCCTCCGGAGCCTGCACGAAAACCCGCCCCAGTCGCAGGCTGGCGTAGCCCGCTCCGTCGGAAGGGCCCCCTCCAATGTCCGCTACCCGATTGAGGCGCTTTACCGAAGAGGCATTATACAGCGGGAACCCGACGGTGACGACCGCAGGGTCAACCTTACCTTTTTAAGCCCGAGAGGAGAAAGCCTGGTAAAAACCCTGCTCCCCGCCTTCCAGTCTGTCGACCAGGCCCTGCTGAATGGCCTGTCTGCAGGAGAACAACAGGAGCTGGAACGGCTGCTGCAAACCATACTGAAAAATACCCGGGAATCATGA
- a CDS encoding amidohydrolase — protein sequence MKPILTSICFFLLLSASAQDDPIRQLKQQARESASVLEGLDGKPGGLRGQIETDYAYLEKLYIHYHTHPELSFQEVETAKRMAEELRKIGFEVAEKVGGNGVVGVLKNGAGPTVLVRADMDALPIAEETGKPYASTVTTEDEAGNTVGVMHACGHDIHMTVWTGAARRLAAMKGQWKGTLVFIGQPAEERSGGANAMLADGLYERFPVPDYGIALHDTPGLPAGKVGYCSGYSLANVDMMDITVFGKGGHGAAPQDTKDPVLLASRMVVALQSIVSREISPLDPAVVTVGSIHGGTKGNIIPDEVKLELTMRSYSDEVRMALIEKIKRICNGVAMSAGLSEEQYPQYKLREEYTPSVYNDPELTERVRQVFVETLGEENVEQVPPGMVGEDFARYGRTDEQVPIVLFWLGAADPEAYEAAQRGELSLPSLHSSKFAPLPEPTIKTGVAAMTAAVLELLGE from the coding sequence ATGAAGCCAATACTCACTTCTATATGCTTTTTCCTTCTGCTGTCGGCATCCGCCCAGGATGATCCGATACGCCAGCTGAAGCAGCAGGCACGGGAATCGGCCAGCGTCCTCGAAGGGCTGGACGGCAAGCCAGGCGGCCTGCGGGGCCAGATCGAAACCGACTACGCCTACCTGGAAAAACTGTACATCCACTATCATACCCATCCCGAATTGTCTTTTCAGGAAGTAGAAACGGCCAAACGCATGGCGGAAGAACTGCGCAAAATTGGCTTTGAAGTTGCCGAAAAGGTAGGCGGGAACGGCGTGGTGGGCGTACTGAAAAACGGCGCCGGGCCCACCGTTCTGGTAAGAGCGGATATGGACGCGCTGCCCATCGCTGAGGAGACCGGCAAGCCCTACGCCAGCACCGTCACCACCGAGGACGAAGCCGGCAATACCGTCGGGGTGATGCATGCCTGCGGCCACGATATACACATGACCGTATGGACCGGCGCCGCCCGCCGCCTGGCAGCGATGAAGGGCCAATGGAAAGGCACCCTGGTGTTCATCGGCCAACCCGCCGAGGAGCGCTCCGGCGGCGCCAACGCCATGCTGGCCGACGGCCTGTACGAGCGCTTTCCGGTTCCGGATTACGGAATCGCCCTGCACGACACCCCCGGCCTTCCGGCGGGCAAGGTGGGCTACTGCTCCGGCTACAGCCTCGCCAATGTAGATATGATGGACATCACCGTCTTCGGAAAAGGAGGCCACGGCGCCGCGCCGCAAGACACCAAAGACCCGGTGCTCTTGGCTTCCCGCATGGTGGTGGCCCTGCAATCCATCGTCAGCCGGGAGATTTCTCCCCTCGACCCGGCAGTCGTCACGGTGGGCTCCATCCACGGCGGCACCAAGGGCAACATCATCCCCGATGAAGTCAAACTGGAACTCACCATGCGCTCCTATTCCGACGAAGTGCGGATGGCGCTCATCGAAAAAATCAAAAGGATTTGCAACGGGGTGGCGATGTCGGCCGGGCTTTCCGAAGAACAATATCCCCAATACAAGCTGCGGGAGGAGTATACTCCCTCCGTTTACAACGACCCGGAACTGACGGAGCGCGTCCGCCAGGTTTTTGTCGAAACCCTGGGCGAAGAAAATGTAGAGCAGGTGCCCCCGGGCATGGTTGGCGAAGACTTTGCCCGCTACGGCCGCACCGATGAACAGGTGCCCATCGTCCTGTTCTGGCTGGGCGCGGCCGACCCCGAAGCATACGAGGCGGCTCAACGCGGCGAGCTGAGCCTGCCCTCCCTGCACAGTTCCAAATTCGCTCCGCTGCCCGAACCGACGATCAAAACGGGGGTGGCGGCGATGACGGCGGCGGTGCTGGAGCTGCTGGGGGAGTGA
- a CDS encoding Uma2 family endonuclease: MGTAMRNRNIEVEDLPRYTISDWEQWEGKWELIDGIPFALSPMPGKKHQRINGRLYMEFTGQLGNCPDCEAYLPVNYKVNDSNLLHPDLLVVCGEEEEGTYISTTPHLVVEIISSSTKTKDKKTKLKIYQALGIRYYLIIDPRAETISVFELAEGGGYELKAEGRNISYEFEFGGCKIAVDFSRIWKGKE, from the coding sequence ATGGGCACCGCCATGCGCAACCGGAACATCGAAGTAGAAGACCTGCCCCGTTACACCATCTCCGACTGGGAACAATGGGAAGGCAAATGGGAGCTGATCGATGGCATCCCGTTTGCCCTGTCTCCGATGCCCGGCAAGAAACACCAAAGGATCAATGGCCGGCTCTATATGGAATTTACCGGCCAGTTAGGCAATTGCCCGGATTGTGAAGCCTACCTGCCGGTAAACTACAAGGTCAATGATAGCAACCTGCTTCATCCCGACCTGCTGGTTGTCTGTGGGGAAGAAGAGGAAGGCACTTATATTTCTACTACCCCGCATCTGGTAGTAGAAATTATATCTTCATCCACCAAGACTAAAGACAAAAAGACCAAGCTTAAAATCTATCAGGCGTTGGGCATCCGCTATTACCTCATCATCGATCCCAGGGCGGAAACCATATCCGTATTTGAACTGGCCGAGGGGGGAGGCTATGAATTAAAGGCCGAAGGCAGGAATATTTCTTATGAATTCGAGTTTGGCGGATGCAAGATCGCCGTTGATTTTTCCAGGATTTGGAAGGGGAAGGAATAG